In Miscanthus floridulus cultivar M001 chromosome 5, ASM1932011v1, whole genome shotgun sequence, one genomic interval encodes:
- the LOC136451541 gene encoding myb-related protein Hv33-like → MVRKPIHADAGANGPEANKEKERKGLWSPEEDERLFAQITYHGVSTWSSVAQLAGLRRSGKSCRLRWMNYLRPDLKKEPISKREEETIISLQQSLGNRWSTIASRMPGRTDNEIKNYWNSRIRKRLNATAKDSTAEPAPAAARGKEDSANATPQAAQPTPVHITARFPVFGCQMLDGAGGGMLSTGSGSGESPQSSTTTSTQQNAGDQSEPSVGGDGGCGDSNMLHFLSFDDLDYYPGDLLVDVPGAMDGWESQLYSANWMSSLC, encoded by the exons ATGGTGCGGAAGCCGATCCACGCTGACGCCGGCGCTAATGGTCCAGAGGCGaacaaggagaaggagaggaaggggttgTGGTCACCGGAGGAGGACGAGCGGCTCTTCGCCCAGATCACCTACCACGGCGTCTCCACCTGGAGCTCCGTCGCGCAGCTAGCAG GGCTGCGGAGGAGCGGCAAGAGCTGCAGGCTGCGGTGGATGAACTACCTGCGCCCAGACCTCAAGAAGGAGCCCATCTCCAAGCGCGAGGAGGAGACCATCATCTCCTTGCAGCAGTCGCTTGGCAACAGGTGGTCGACGATCGCGTCGAGGATGCCGGGCAGGACGGACAACGAGATCAAAAACTACTGGAACTCCCGCATCAGGAAGCGCCTCAATGCTACCGCCAAGGACAGCACCGCTGAGCCCGCGCCGGCGGCCGCGAGAGGGAAGGAAGATTCGGCCAATGCTACGCCGCAGGCGGCTCAGCCTACGCCTGTCCATATCACGGCGCGGTTCCCTGTGTTCGGGTGCCAGATGCTCGACGGAGCCGGCGGCGGCATGTTATCTACCGGCAGCGGCAGTGGCGAGAGTCCCCAGTCGTCGACCACTACTAGTACGCAGCAGAACGCGGGTGACCAGAGCGAGCCGAGCgtcggcggcgacggtggctgtGGCGACAGCAACATGCTCCATTTCCTCTCGTTCGATGATCTGGATTATTATCCCGGGGATCTGCTCGTGGATGTTCCTGGGGCCATGGACGGGTGGGAGAGCCAACTGTACTCTGCGAATTGGATGAGCTCGCTCTGTTGA
- the LOC136451542 gene encoding uncharacterized protein, translating into MGFDMVSLLDAFFRRAFTSAGLRPGSAAVDADTTIHFWAHPSLLLQPSDQQQPRPVVVLIHGFGPDPTWQWAAQAGPLSRHFDLLVPALLFFGASATRAPARSDAFQAAALAALLTGGHVPGLGASRTVHLVGANYGGLVAYHLARELEQQQGQQGGGVRVGKVTLCDADACWGSEDDRALAARSGAADVAELLAPGDTRAVRRRWMMSAYRPFKHIPGCFLRDLFRKHFADNREEKMALIKGITAREGFELTPLPQEVLIIWGEFDQIYPVEKAHKMREKLGEKATVKVIPATGHLPQQQDIKRFNRVLLDFLLQPSSTSNGSAAAK; encoded by the exons ATGGGGTTCGACATGGTGTCCCTCCTCGACGCCTTCTTCCGCCGCGCGTTCACCTCCGCCGGCCTCCGCCCCGGCTCCGCCGCCGTCGACGCCGACACCACCATCCACTTCTGGGCGCACCCCTCCCTCCTCCTCCAGCCGTCAGACCAGCAGCAGCCGCGGCCGGTGGTGGTGCTGATCCACGGGTTCGGCCCGGACCCGACGTGGCAGTGGGCGGCACAGGCGGGCCCGCTGTCGCGCCACTTCGACCTGCTGGTGCCGGCGCTGCTCTTCTTCGGCGCGTCCGCCACGCGCGCGCCCGCGCGGTCCGACGCCTTCCAGGCCGCCGCGCTCGCGGCGCTCCTCACGGGCGGCCACGTCCCGGGGCTCGGCGCCAGCAGGACCGTGCACCTGGTGGGCGCCAACTACGGCGGCCTCGTGGCGTACCACCTCGCCCGGGAGCTGGAGCAGCAGCAAGGCCAGCAGGGCGGCGGCGTCCGCGTCGGGAAGGTGACGCTGTGCGACGCGGACGCGTGCTGGGGCTCCGAGGACGACCGCGCGCTGGCGGCCAGGAGCGGCGCGGCGGAcgtggcggagctgctggcgcccGGCGACACCCGGGCCGTGCGACGGAGGTGGATGATGAGCGCCTACCGCCCGTTCAAGCACATCCCCGGGTGCTTCCTCCGCGACCTCTTCCGG AAACACTTTGCAGACAACAGGGAGGAGAAGATGGCGCTAATCAAAGGGATCACCGCCAGGGAAGGCTTCGAGCTGACTCCTCTACCTCAG GAGGTGCTGATCATCTGGGGCGAGTTCGACCAGATTTACCCGGTCGAGAAAGCACACAAGATGAGAGA GAAGCTCGGGGAGAAGGCGACGGTGAAGGTGATCCCGGCCACGGGACACCTGCCGCAGCAACAGGACATCAAGCGCTTCAACCGCGTCCTCCTCGACTTCCTGCTGCAGCCTTCTTCCACCTCCAATGGCAGCGCTGCCGCCAAGTAG